One Phycisphaerae bacterium RAS2 DNA window includes the following coding sequences:
- the pgdA_3 gene encoding Peptidoglycan deacetylase, whose product MTVYARSRLHSLPAPAEPTCCLFCDFEGHFAGETGAAFADPGTDRLLSLLDAHGLRITFNVVADLCRSHPQRIARIRDAGHEIACHGYRHERPRDLSRANLDNMLQGALACFAELGVRPIGFRSPESAWSVPLLPALARHGFRWNAERDPAAGPYRISRELIRFPVRTDDWDLTDRAASDDPASAIRLLLDKWTTHAQASTHRSGLLLIGVHEWVFGLRSGFDDALGTWLARCKRDGWQLRTISDVADGLTRTS is encoded by the coding sequence ATGACGGTTTATGCCAGGTCGCGGCTGCACAGCCTGCCCGCGCCGGCCGAACCGACTTGTTGCCTGTTCTGTGATTTCGAGGGGCATTTCGCCGGCGAGACGGGAGCAGCTTTCGCCGATCCTGGGACGGACCGCCTGCTGTCGCTGCTGGACGCGCACGGGCTGCGGATCACGTTCAACGTCGTCGCCGACCTCTGCCGATCGCACCCGCAGCGTATCGCGCGAATTCGCGATGCCGGCCACGAGATCGCCTGTCACGGCTATCGCCACGAACGTCCGCGCGATCTGTCTCGCGCCAACCTCGACAACATGCTTCAGGGCGCGCTTGCTTGCTTCGCTGAACTTGGCGTTCGGCCGATCGGCTTCCGCTCGCCCGAATCCGCGTGGAGCGTGCCGCTGCTGCCGGCACTGGCGCGACACGGCTTTCGCTGGAACGCCGAGCGCGACCCGGCGGCTGGGCCCTATCGGATTTCGCGCGAGCTGATTCGTTTTCCCGTGCGAACCGATGACTGGGACCTCACGGATCGCGCTGCATCAGACGACCCTGCGAGCGCAATCCGCCTTCTGCTGGACAAATGGACAACCCACGCACAGGCGAGCACGCACAGGAGCGGCCTGCTGCTCATCGGGGTGCACGAATGGGTTTTCGGATTGCGCTCCGGCTTTGACGACGCGCTCGGAACTTGGCTCGCGCGGTGCAAGCGCGATGGTTGGCAGCTTCGCACGATCAGCGATGTGGCCGACGGATTAACTCGTACCTCGTAA
- a CDS encoding PEP-CTERM motif protein: protein MHKKQPLQIAFLACSGAVFTSMVARPLVSFGDIVVSQLPTRINGAVSDTAFLDFGSPAWQLAADDFMLNQAATISRCTFWGFYGSNFDKWEEMPPASQTIRLQILEPRPVDGMPGNVLYEESFVDPPRIETGLFISLGAHPREFRYDVDLTVPWSLAPGTQYWLGITQIGVEESRFRWEVALGNGSPYAFTNPFTDWRRSGSANLAFQLIAVPEPSSLALLGLGAMGLIARRRK, encoded by the coding sequence ATGCACAAGAAACAACCTCTGCAAATTGCGTTTCTAGCGTGCTCGGGCGCCGTGTTCACGTCCATGGTTGCGCGACCGCTCGTGAGCTTCGGCGACATCGTCGTCAGCCAGTTGCCGACACGAATAAACGGCGCTGTCTCCGATACCGCGTTCCTTGATTTCGGCTCGCCCGCCTGGCAGTTGGCTGCGGACGACTTCATGCTGAATCAGGCCGCGACGATCAGCCGTTGCACCTTCTGGGGCTTCTACGGCAGCAATTTCGACAAGTGGGAGGAAATGCCGCCTGCCAGCCAGACGATCCGATTGCAGATTCTGGAGCCTCGCCCCGTCGATGGGATGCCCGGAAACGTGTTATACGAAGAATCGTTTGTTGATCCTCCCCGGATCGAGACAGGTTTATTTATTTCGCTGGGCGCTCATCCAAGGGAGTTTCGTTACGATGTTGACCTGACTGTTCCTTGGAGTCTTGCACCGGGTACGCAATACTGGCTTGGTATCACCCAAATCGGTGTAGAAGAAAGCCGTTTCCGCTGGGAGGTCGCCCTAGGAAATGGATCGCCTTATGCGTTTACAAACCCCTTTACCGATTGGCGACGTTCCGGTTCGGCCAATCTTGCCTTTCAACTAATAGCGGTTCCCGAGCCGTCGTCGCTGGCGCTGCTCGGCTTGGGCGCGATGGGCCTGATCGCCCGCCGCCGCAAGTAA
- a CDS encoding PEP-CTERM motif protein, which produces MKNFILGLALVGMMVSPAVADIVPEPVDMSGFWDMSGNFHPATSPAEDPSGTTYGAYTGVANAANQLGLIEPTAPAIRDDIVSFDGVSEQINDYVATAPANGVLRSVNETIAGNCLVSCTLVITVTGTSPLGGAGDLWPAGYTVGGQPATGGAFGIGIGLPAALGGADPLTWTPGPAIVSAGSIRIATAGVFGAPVALAPATFFGGAAGWNGVLGVALGNGATGTGVQDMIELTVTLQKAPEPSSLALLGLGAMGLIARRRK; this is translated from the coding sequence GTGAAGAATTTCATTCTTGGCTTGGCGTTGGTCGGCATGATGGTTTCGCCGGCAGTGGCTGACATCGTTCCGGAGCCGGTCGACATGAGCGGCTTTTGGGACATGAGCGGTAACTTCCACCCGGCGACAAGCCCCGCCGAAGATCCGAGCGGCACGACCTATGGCGCGTACACAGGTGTTGCGAATGCTGCGAACCAGCTTGGCTTGATTGAGCCGACGGCGCCGGCAATTCGCGATGACATCGTGAGCTTTGACGGCGTGAGCGAACAGATCAACGACTACGTTGCGACGGCACCCGCCAACGGCGTGCTGCGATCGGTCAATGAGACCATCGCTGGCAATTGTCTGGTCAGTTGCACGCTTGTGATCACCGTTACCGGCACGTCGCCGTTGGGTGGGGCTGGCGACCTGTGGCCGGCCGGGTACACGGTCGGTGGACAGCCGGCGACTGGCGGAGCGTTTGGCATTGGTATCGGTCTGCCCGCTGCATTGGGTGGCGCTGACCCGCTGACGTGGACCCCTGGCCCTGCCATCGTCTCTGCTGGCAGCATTCGCATCGCGACGGCCGGCGTGTTCGGCGCTCCGGTTGCACTTGCCCCCGCGACATTCTTCGGCGGCGCGGCTGGCTGGAACGGTGTGCTGGGTGTTGCGCTGGGTAACGGTGCCACCGGGACCGGCGTCCAGGACATGATTGAACTGACGGTCACTCTGCAGAAAGCTCCCGAGCCGTCGTCGCTGGCGCTGCTCGGCTTGGGCGCGATGGGCCTGATCGCCCGCCGCCGCAAGTAA
- the uvrB_2 gene encoding UvrABC system protein B: MPSFQITSSFTPAGDQPRAIEQIVSGFAAGKRFQTLMGVTGSGKTFTMAHVIAALGKPALVISHNKTLAAQLYEEFAELFPRNAVEYFVSFYDYYQPEAYIPARDIYIEKDSSRNDELDRLRLSATSAVVSRRDTAIVASVSCIFGLGSPDEYKASVINIAVGQSFPRDELLKKFVNLQYERNDIELKRKAFRVRGDVIELHPAYEEIAYRIEMFGDDIERLATINPLTGKVLQTHDQLYIYPAVHYVMPQDRVEAAVAGIRQELDERLNYFRQQGKLLEAQRLAARTKYDLEMIQEVGYCSGIENYSRHLVGSPPGAKPYTLVDYFPGDFLLIVDESHATIPQIGAMYNGDRARKEVLVEHGFRLPSALDNRPMRFEEFENMWGQVLFVSATPGPYELKKCGGEVVEQVIRPTGLLDPQITVKPARGQVPDLLHQIQARAARGERTLVTTLTKRLAEDLAGYVQQSGIKGAYLHSEIDTIERLVILRELRDGKYDVLIGVNLLREGLDLPEVSLVAILDADKEGFLRSATSLIQTIGRAARNVNAEVFLYADKVTAAMQQAMDETTRRRALQEEYNRQHGITPETIKKAIRRGLEDQIAARKRAREAIHAPEDEFELTESIVELERQMLEAAEALEFERAAALRDRIRKLREAPTLTLPANQRSGH, translated from the coding sequence ATGCCATCTTTTCAGATAACCTCTTCCTTTACCCCCGCCGGGGACCAGCCGCGGGCGATTGAGCAGATTGTCAGCGGTTTTGCCGCCGGGAAACGCTTCCAGACCCTCATGGGTGTCACCGGCTCGGGCAAGACCTTCACCATGGCGCACGTCATTGCCGCGCTGGGCAAGCCGGCGCTGGTCATCTCGCACAACAAGACGCTGGCGGCCCAACTTTACGAAGAGTTCGCCGAGCTGTTTCCCCGAAACGCTGTCGAATACTTTGTCAGCTTCTACGACTACTACCAGCCCGAGGCATACATCCCCGCGCGGGACATCTACATCGAGAAGGATTCGTCGCGCAACGACGAACTGGATCGCCTGCGGCTCTCCGCTACCAGCGCGGTCGTCAGCCGACGCGACACGGCCATCGTCGCCAGCGTCTCGTGCATCTTCGGCCTCGGCTCGCCCGACGAATACAAGGCCAGCGTCATCAACATCGCCGTCGGCCAGAGCTTCCCGCGCGACGAGCTGCTCAAGAAATTCGTCAACCTGCAATACGAGCGCAATGACATCGAGCTGAAGCGCAAGGCCTTTCGCGTACGCGGCGACGTGATCGAACTGCACCCGGCCTACGAGGAGATCGCCTACCGCATCGAGATGTTCGGCGACGACATCGAGCGGCTCGCGACGATCAACCCGCTCACCGGCAAGGTGCTCCAGACGCACGATCAGCTCTACATTTATCCCGCCGTGCATTACGTCATGCCGCAGGATCGCGTCGAGGCGGCCGTCGCGGGCATTCGCCAGGAACTCGACGAGCGACTGAACTACTTCCGCCAACAGGGCAAGCTGCTGGAGGCGCAGCGTCTGGCCGCGCGGACGAAATACGACCTCGAGATGATTCAGGAGGTCGGGTACTGCTCCGGCATCGAGAACTATTCGCGGCACCTCGTGGGCAGCCCGCCGGGCGCGAAGCCGTACACGCTGGTGGACTACTTCCCCGGCGATTTTCTGCTCATCGTGGACGAGTCGCATGCGACGATCCCGCAGATCGGCGCGATGTACAACGGCGACCGGGCGCGGAAGGAAGTGCTCGTGGAGCATGGTTTCCGCCTGCCCAGCGCGCTGGATAATCGGCCGATGCGCTTCGAGGAATTCGAGAACATGTGGGGCCAGGTGCTGTTCGTGTCGGCCACGCCGGGGCCGTACGAACTCAAGAAGTGCGGCGGCGAAGTCGTCGAGCAGGTCATTCGCCCGACCGGCCTGCTCGACCCGCAGATCACCGTCAAGCCCGCGCGCGGACAGGTGCCCGATCTGTTGCACCAGATTCAGGCGCGGGCCGCTCGCGGCGAGCGAACGCTGGTGACGACGCTCACCAAACGGCTCGCCGAGGACCTCGCGGGCTACGTGCAGCAGTCGGGCATCAAGGGCGCGTACCTGCACAGTGAGATCGACACGATTGAACGGCTGGTCATCCTGCGGGAGCTGCGCGACGGCAAGTACGACGTGCTCATCGGCGTGAACCTTCTGCGCGAAGGGCTGGACCTGCCCGAAGTGTCGCTCGTGGCGATTCTCGACGCCGACAAGGAAGGCTTCCTGCGCAGCGCGACGAGCCTGATCCAGACGATCGGCCGCGCGGCCCGCAACGTGAACGCGGAAGTGTTCCTGTATGCCGACAAGGTCACGGCCGCGATGCAACAGGCGATGGACGAGACGACGCGACGGCGGGCGCTGCAGGAAGAATACAATCGTCAACACGGCATCACGCCGGAGACGATCAAGAAGGCGATACGGCGAGGGCTGGAAGACCAGATCGCCGCGCGGAAGCGAGCCCGCGAGGCCATCCACGCGCCGGAGGACGAATTCGAACTGACCGAGAGCATCGTGGAGCTGGAGCGGCAGATGCTCGAAGCAGCCGAGGCGCTGGAGTTCGAACGGGCGGCGGCGCTGCGCGATCGGATCAGAAAACTCCGCGAGGCTCCGACTCTGACGCTCCCCGCGAATCAGCGCTCGGGCCATTGA
- the pbsA2 gene encoding Heme oxygenase 2, with product MQLEESTVATPADIMDALRTGTQKLHDQTESGAFNDALLKGKLPLDSYVDMLGQLLLVHRALERRLRDHRAAHPAIDRVVREHYLQEPYLLDDLAYFGRNPEQVEPLPSVQAFETQMDATAKQNPASLLGYLYVLEGSNNGGRFIARAVRRVYNLPDTHGTRYLDPYGEQQKEYWQEFKADMRSVEFSDADRAAILEAANQMFIAVMRLHVEMYAPIAATKPSGGKCPFHHG from the coding sequence ATGCAGCTTGAAGAATCGACCGTCGCCACGCCAGCCGACATCATGGACGCCCTGCGCACCGGCACCCAAAAGCTTCACGATCAGACTGAATCCGGCGCGTTCAATGATGCGCTGCTCAAAGGAAAGCTGCCGCTCGACTCGTACGTGGACATGCTCGGCCAGCTTCTGCTGGTGCATCGCGCGCTGGAGCGCCGACTGCGCGACCATCGCGCCGCGCACCCCGCGATCGACCGCGTCGTGCGCGAGCACTATCTGCAGGAGCCTTATCTGCTGGATGATCTCGCCTACTTCGGTCGCAACCCGGAGCAGGTTGAACCGTTGCCGTCGGTTCAGGCGTTTGAGACGCAGATGGATGCCACGGCGAAGCAGAACCCTGCATCGTTGCTCGGCTACCTGTATGTTCTGGAAGGCAGCAACAACGGCGGGCGGTTCATCGCGCGGGCCGTTCGCCGCGTGTACAACCTCCCCGACACGCACGGCACGCGCTACCTCGATCCTTACGGCGAGCAGCAGAAGGAGTATTGGCAGGAATTCAAGGCGGACATGCGATCCGTGGAGTTCTCCGACGCCGACCGCGCCGCGATCCTTGAGGCCGCGAACCAGATGTTCATCGCCGTGATGCGGCTGCATGTCGAGATGTATGCCCCGATCGCCGCGACGAAGCCCTCCGGCGGCAAATGCCCGTTTCACCATGGATGA
- the proC gene encoding Pyrroline-5-carboxylate reductase, producing MSGTSHKFALGVVGTGHIAGVIVRRLLESGYLQPDRIIVTPSKNLAAHPLPHSVVVAADHSAVVKDSRLVMLSVTPQRFAEAAGLIRPVASADQLFISVMAGQSTARIAAALGGPHVRVVRAMPNLPFGLGRGVTGLFRGEAATDDDMEEARHFFNAGGVCVEVEREDLMNAVTAVAGSGPAYFYYFVEMMMKGGVAAGLKPEAAQVLAAHACVGAGAMLLQADASPSELRDAVTSPGGTTQAAMNKLTDCNVAEHVTQAVLAAYQRSRELGTLAGG from the coding sequence GTGTCGGGCACGTCTCACAAGTTTGCATTGGGCGTCGTCGGAACCGGCCACATCGCCGGTGTCATCGTGCGCCGCCTGCTGGAGTCGGGCTACCTTCAACCCGATCGCATCATCGTGACACCGTCGAAGAATCTCGCGGCGCATCCGTTGCCGCACAGCGTCGTCGTTGCCGCTGACCATTCCGCCGTCGTGAAAGATTCGCGGTTGGTTATGTTGAGCGTCACGCCGCAGCGATTCGCCGAGGCGGCGGGATTGATTCGGCCGGTCGCGTCGGCTGACCAGTTGTTCATCAGCGTGATGGCGGGGCAATCGACGGCACGGATCGCGGCGGCGCTGGGCGGGCCGCACGTGCGCGTCGTTCGCGCCATGCCGAACCTGCCGTTCGGGCTGGGCCGCGGGGTGACGGGCCTGTTCCGCGGCGAAGCGGCGACCGACGACGACATGGAAGAAGCGAGGCACTTTTTTAATGCCGGCGGCGTGTGTGTGGAGGTCGAGCGCGAGGACCTGATGAACGCCGTCACGGCTGTCGCGGGCAGCGGACCGGCGTATTTTTATTATTTTGTCGAGATGATGATGAAGGGCGGCGTCGCGGCAGGGCTGAAGCCCGAGGCGGCCCAGGTGCTCGCCGCGCATGCCTGCGTCGGCGCGGGCGCCATGTTGTTACAGGCCGATGCCTCGCCGAGTGAATTGCGTGACGCCGTGACCAGCCCCGGCGGCACGACCCAGGCGGCGATGAACAAATTGACGGATTGCAACGTCGCCGAGCACGTCACGCAGGCGGTCCTTGCGGCGTATCAGCGAAGCCGGGAATTGGGGACGCTGGCGGGGGGTTGA
- the lon2 gene encoding Lon protease 2 has translation MNPDDAIDDADLGEDPTSPPSPLGAPPAIMAPTTASDSLAADAEIVIPDTIPILPIRDTVVFPGTIAPLTIGRPKSKKLVADVLEAGKVLGVVAQRDASVEDPGLDDLYRVGTVVSILKVLNLSEGNQSIIVHALMRFGIERMVQTEPYLKAVTHTREDTFAQSTELGALIETARKQAARVIEMTPGVPDDAIAILNNIEKPSSLADFLAANLSLGLVEKQELLETFDVRLRLRKINQALANQLEILELSAKIQTQVKSEIDKTQREYFLQEQLRAIRKELGESDGREAELVELRKAISEAKMPPEVEKEAQREMARLERMPQGSPEYSGGVDYLHWLCEMPWAVSTSDRLDIAKAERVLNEDHYGLQKVKRRILEFLAVRKLKPEGRGPILCFIGPPGVGKTSLGQSIARAIDRKFIRMSVGGVRDEADIRGHRRTYIGSVPGRIVQEIRKAGANNPVFMIDEVDKIGSDFRGDPSSALLEVLDPAQNSTFQDHYLAVPFDLSRVMFICTANYMDAVPPPLRDRMEVIAIPGYTQLDKLHIAKKYLVPRRRDENGLTTKQIRFSADSLRTIIESYTAEAGVRNLEREIGTVCRGVAAKIARKSRGPFSITPKALEEYLGPIKFERDVALRTSTPGVVTGLAWTPLGGEILFVEATAMPGKGAFQLTGQIGDVMKESVQAAYSIVRASARKYGISPEQLTKIDLHVHVPAGAIPKDGPSAGVAMFTALVSLLTQRPCRSDVAMTGEVTLRGLVLPIGGLKEKALAAHQAGIKTIIIPERNKRDLVEIPAEIRKQVRFVAVKSVDEVLRAALDKPIRPAGAAEAGSGEKAAQKKKPAKSAARRRKPARSKRVEVPSKRAAKSDASPSRRSRATPASSGPVRGRVPTRGGGRAGRPGTARAWR, from the coding sequence GTGAACCCCGACGACGCCATCGACGACGCAGACCTCGGCGAAGATCCCACATCGCCGCCATCGCCGTTGGGCGCGCCCCCCGCGATCATGGCACCCACAACCGCATCAGACAGCCTCGCGGCGGACGCGGAAATTGTCATCCCTGATACGATTCCGATCTTGCCGATCCGCGATACCGTCGTCTTTCCCGGCACGATTGCCCCATTGACGATCGGCCGTCCAAAGTCAAAGAAACTCGTGGCCGACGTGCTGGAAGCCGGGAAAGTGCTCGGAGTGGTGGCTCAGCGGGATGCGTCGGTGGAGGACCCGGGCCTTGACGATCTTTACCGCGTCGGCACGGTCGTCTCGATTCTCAAGGTGCTTAACCTTAGCGAGGGAAATCAATCCATCATCGTCCACGCTTTGATGCGCTTCGGCATCGAGCGGATGGTGCAGACCGAGCCGTATCTGAAGGCCGTCACGCACACGCGGGAAGACACGTTCGCGCAGTCCACCGAGTTGGGCGCCCTGATCGAGACCGCTCGCAAGCAGGCGGCTCGGGTCATCGAGATGACACCCGGCGTGCCGGATGACGCGATCGCGATTCTCAACAACATCGAGAAGCCCAGCTCGCTGGCGGATTTCCTCGCGGCGAATCTGTCGCTGGGGTTGGTCGAGAAACAGGAGCTGCTCGAGACGTTCGACGTGCGCCTGCGCCTGCGCAAGATCAACCAGGCGCTGGCCAATCAGCTCGAAATCCTCGAGCTGTCCGCGAAGATCCAGACGCAGGTCAAGAGCGAGATCGACAAGACGCAGCGCGAGTACTTCTTGCAGGAGCAACTTCGCGCGATTCGCAAGGAACTGGGCGAGTCCGACGGGCGCGAAGCCGAACTGGTTGAGCTGCGTAAGGCGATCAGCGAAGCAAAAATGCCGCCCGAGGTCGAGAAGGAAGCCCAGCGGGAAATGGCGCGCCTCGAGCGCATGCCGCAAGGCTCGCCCGAGTACAGCGGCGGCGTGGATTACCTGCACTGGTTGTGCGAAATGCCGTGGGCCGTTTCGACGTCGGACCGCCTCGACATCGCCAAGGCCGAGCGCGTGTTGAACGAGGATCACTACGGTTTGCAGAAGGTCAAACGACGCATTCTTGAGTTTCTCGCGGTGCGCAAGCTCAAGCCCGAGGGTCGCGGGCCGATCCTCTGTTTCATCGGGCCGCCCGGCGTCGGCAAGACATCGCTCGGCCAGTCCATCGCTCGCGCGATCGACCGCAAGTTCATCCGAATGTCGGTCGGCGGCGTGCGCGACGAAGCCGACATCCGCGGCCACCGGCGCACCTACATCGGCTCGGTCCCCGGGCGCATCGTGCAGGAGATACGCAAGGCCGGTGCGAACAACCCCGTCTTCATGATTGACGAGGTGGACAAGATCGGCAGCGATTTTCGCGGCGATCCGTCGTCGGCCCTGCTGGAGGTGCTCGACCCGGCACAGAACTCGACATTTCAGGATCACTACCTCGCGGTGCCGTTCGACCTGTCGCGCGTGATGTTCATCTGCACTGCGAACTACATGGACGCCGTGCCGCCGCCGCTGCGCGACCGCATGGAAGTCATCGCGATCCCCGGCTACACGCAACTCGACAAGCTGCACATCGCGAAGAAGTACCTCGTCCCAAGACGACGCGATGAGAACGGCCTGACCACGAAGCAGATTCGCTTCAGCGCCGACAGCCTGCGCACCATCATCGAGTCGTACACGGCCGAGGCCGGCGTGCGGAACCTCGAGCGCGAGATCGGCACGGTCTGCCGGGGTGTTGCGGCCAAGATCGCGCGCAAGTCGCGCGGACCGTTCTCCATCACACCCAAGGCGCTGGAGGAGTACCTCGGGCCGATCAAGTTCGAGCGCGATGTCGCACTGCGCACCAGTACGCCCGGCGTTGTGACCGGCCTGGCGTGGACCCCGCTGGGCGGCGAGATTCTTTTTGTCGAAGCCACCGCCATGCCCGGCAAAGGCGCTTTTCAGTTGACCGGGCAGATCGGCGATGTGATGAAGGAAAGCGTGCAGGCTGCCTACAGCATCGTCCGCGCGAGCGCCAGGAAGTACGGCATTTCACCGGAACAACTCACCAAGATCGACCTGCATGTGCACGTGCCGGCCGGAGCGATTCCGAAGGACGGCCCATCGGCGGGCGTGGCGATGTTCACGGCGCTGGTGTCTCTGCTGACGCAGCGTCCGTGCAGGAGTGACGTCGCCATGACGGGCGAGGTGACGCTGCGCGGGCTGGTGCTTCCGATCGGCGGGTTGAAAGAGAAGGCTCTCGCGGCGCATCAGGCCGGCATCAAGACAATCATCATTCCCGAGCGCAACAAGCGCGATCTCGTGGAGATTCCCGCCGAGATTCGCAAGCAGGTTCGCTTCGTCGCGGTGAAATCCGTGGATGAGGTGCTTCGCGCGGCCCTGGACAAACCAATCCGGCCCGCGGGCGCGGCGGAGGCGGGATCAGGCGAGAAAGCTGCCCAAAAGAAAAAACCTGCCAAGTCTGCCGCGCGCCGGCGCAAACCAGCTCGATCCAAGCGTGTCGAAGTTCCATCGAAGCGAGCCGCCAAATCGGACGCCTCGCCTTCCAGGCGCAGCCGTGCGACGCCGGCGTCTTCCGGTCCGGTGCGCGGGCGCGTGCCCACACGCGGCGGCGGTCGCGCCGGTCGCCCCGGCACGGCGCGAGCGTGGAGATAG
- a CDS encoding Xylose isomerase-like TIM barrel, producing the protein MVPPVISLDLPAEPFDQAVDLAAQLGYESVAMHLNHSASAGAVLSVDSSESDCVQLAKSAQVKGVQIAALILPGATALEWLIPQPAEPGGPAHQVGRSFARLSAVLDRAAWLGARQIVLPAIELTGGGTCDSPHDDAIRAALEALAIVRFEAQRRAIEIVVMVSPNGIFHSPTEARWFFDQVNSPWIGAGIEADDATVAWAAGRLSALAHRVRSAIWRGTAITGAVRPLLKTMTDARFDGTLLVRSTASPPARAEWDFHFAHVI; encoded by the coding sequence GTGGTGCCACCCGTCATTTCGCTTGATTTACCGGCTGAGCCATTCGACCAAGCGGTCGATCTGGCTGCGCAGCTTGGCTACGAGTCTGTAGCGATGCATTTGAATCACAGTGCGTCCGCCGGCGCGGTTCTTTCAGTTGATTCCAGCGAATCGGATTGCGTTCAACTTGCGAAGTCGGCGCAGGTGAAAGGCGTTCAAATCGCGGCATTGATTCTGCCGGGAGCGACCGCGCTCGAATGGCTGATTCCGCAGCCCGCGGAGCCAGGTGGCCCGGCGCATCAGGTGGGGCGCTCGTTTGCGCGTCTATCGGCGGTGCTGGATCGTGCTGCGTGGCTGGGAGCGAGGCAGATCGTCCTGCCAGCCATCGAGTTAACAGGCGGGGGAACGTGTGATTCGCCCCATGACGATGCGATTCGAGCCGCATTGGAGGCTCTCGCGATCGTGCGGTTTGAGGCCCAGCGCCGGGCCATAGAGATTGTTGTGATGGTATCACCAAATGGAATCTTTCATTCGCCGACCGAAGCCCGTTGGTTCTTTGATCAGGTGAACTCGCCTTGGATCGGTGCGGGCATTGAAGCGGACGACGCGACGGTTGCGTGGGCGGCCGGGCGACTTAGCGCCCTGGCACATCGTGTGCGGTCTGCGATTTGGCGCGGGACGGCAATCACGGGCGCAGTCCGTCCACTTCTCAAGACAATGACGGACGCGCGCTTTGATGGGACGCTGCTCGTTCGATCGACCGCAAGTCCGCCGGCTCGAGCCGAGTGGGACTTCCATTTCGCGCATGTTATTTGA
- a CDS encoding Nucleoid-associated protein: MFGQLGNIAGMMKQAKELQGKMKEMQESIAASRYTADSGAGAVTATVTGKLELVDVKINPETAKSGDVEMLEDLVKSAVSAAQRKAAEGVRAEMAKITGGLNLPGLDGLLGGA, encoded by the coding sequence ATGTTCGGACAACTCGGCAACATCGCCGGCATGATGAAGCAGGCGAAGGAACTTCAAGGCAAGATGAAGGAGATGCAGGAGTCCATCGCCGCGTCGCGCTACACGGCCGACAGCGGCGCGGGCGCGGTCACGGCGACCGTGACCGGCAAGCTGGAACTGGTCGATGTGAAGATCAACCCCGAGACGGCCAAATCGGGCGATGTCGAAATGCTTGAGGACCTGGTGAAGTCCGCCGTCTCCGCGGCGCAGCGCAAAGCGGCCGAAGGCGTCCGCGCGGAGATGGCGAAAATCACCGGCGGGCTAAACCTGCCGGGGCTGGATGGACTACTTGGCGGGGCCTAA
- the recR gene encoding Recombination protein RecR, producing MPDPLPSSLARLMAEFEKLPGIGPRSAERLAFHILKSEKDTALGLASAIREVKENVRHCRICYNLTEADPCPICTDAKRDASVVFVVEQPKDVLLLEATGLVRGVYHVLLGHISALDGIEPGDLTIDALVARVKKGGVKEIVLATNPTMEGEGTGLHIKSVLAATGVPITRLARGLPRGSQIEYANRAILQDAIEGRSAF from the coding sequence GTGCCCGATCCGCTACCATCCTCCCTTGCCCGCCTGATGGCCGAGTTTGAAAAGCTCCCCGGCATCGGGCCGCGCAGCGCCGAGCGGCTGGCGTTTCATATTCTCAAATCGGAGAAGGACACCGCCCTGGGTCTCGCGTCGGCCATCCGCGAGGTGAAGGAAAACGTCCGCCACTGCCGCATCTGCTACAACCTCACCGAGGCCGACCCCTGCCCGATCTGCACCGATGCGAAGCGCGATGCATCGGTGGTGTTTGTCGTCGAGCAGCCCAAGGACGTGCTGCTGCTGGAGGCGACGGGACTGGTGCGCGGCGTGTATCACGTGCTGCTGGGGCATATCTCGGCGCTGGACGGCATCGAGCCGGGCGATCTGACAATTGACGCATTGGTGGCACGCGTGAAAAAAGGCGGCGTGAAAGAGATCGTGCTGGCGACGAATCCGACTATGGAGGGCGAAGGAACCGGACTGCACATCAAGAGCGTGCTCGCTGCGACGGGCGTACCCATCACGCGCCTTGCCCGCGGCCTGCCCCGCGGCTCGCAAATTGAATATGCCAATCGTGCGATTCTTCAGGACGCGATCGAGGGGCGCAGCGCATTTTGA